The Streptomyces sp. NBC_00691 genome has a segment encoding these proteins:
- a CDS encoding carbohydrate ABC transporter permease, whose product MASAVTPTPQAVTAQRRRRTGATPRRLPYLLIAPAGLLMLGFIAYPVLSVFYYSLQHYNPTKPWRNGFAGFDNFTRIFTDDPRFWGTLTFSLKWVVVEVTLQLLFGLALALIVNQTFAGRALGRALVFSPWAVSGVLTSAIWVLLYNSQTGISRYLADMGLGTYGTSWLSDTSTVFPAAIVADLWRGVPFFAILILADLQSVPKDLYEAAEVDGAGRVRQFVHITLPHIRDAIVLSTLLRAVWEFNNVDLLYTLTGGGPAGETTTLPLYIAHTSVDAHNFGYASALTTVAFVILLFCSMVYLRLSKFGGDGK is encoded by the coding sequence ATGGCCTCAGCTGTGACCCCAACGCCCCAAGCCGTCACGGCACAGCGCCGCCGTCGCACGGGAGCGACCCCCCGCCGACTGCCGTACCTGCTGATCGCGCCCGCCGGTCTGCTGATGCTGGGCTTCATCGCCTACCCGGTGCTCAGCGTCTTCTACTACAGCCTCCAGCACTACAACCCCACGAAGCCCTGGCGTAACGGCTTCGCGGGATTCGACAACTTCACCAGGATCTTCACGGACGACCCCCGGTTCTGGGGGACCCTGACCTTCAGCCTCAAGTGGGTCGTCGTCGAGGTCACGCTCCAGCTCCTCTTCGGTCTCGCGCTCGCGCTCATCGTGAACCAGACCTTCGCCGGCCGCGCCCTGGGCCGGGCCCTGGTCTTCTCCCCGTGGGCCGTCTCCGGCGTGCTCACCTCCGCGATCTGGGTACTGCTCTACAACTCCCAGACCGGGATCAGCCGTTACCTCGCGGACATGGGCCTCGGCACGTACGGCACGTCCTGGCTCTCCGACACCTCGACCGTGTTCCCCGCGGCGATCGTCGCCGATCTCTGGCGCGGAGTGCCCTTCTTCGCCATCCTCATCCTGGCCGACCTCCAGTCCGTACCGAAGGACCTGTACGAGGCGGCCGAGGTCGACGGGGCGGGCCGGGTCCGGCAGTTCGTCCACATCACCCTGCCGCACATCCGGGACGCGATCGTCCTGTCCACGCTGCTGCGCGCGGTCTGGGAGTTCAACAACGTCGACCTGCTGTACACGCTGACCGGCGGCGGACCCGCGGGCGAGACGACCACGCTGCCGCTGTACATCGCCCACACCAGCGTCGACGCCCACAACTTCGGATACGCCTCCGCCCTCACCACGGTGGCGTTCGTGATCCTTCTCTTCTGCTCGATGGTCTATCTGCGCCTGAGCAAGTTCGGAGGCGACGGCAAGTGA
- the araD gene encoding L-arabinonate dehydratase: MSGEGRRRPEDLRSHQWYGTDGLRSFSHRARTRQLGYLPEEHLGKPVIAILNTWSDINPCHVHLRDRAQAVKRGVWQAGGFPLEFPVSTLSETFQKPTPMLYRNLLALETEELLRSYPVDGAVLMGGCDKTTPALLMGAASVDLPTVFVPAGPMLPGHWRGETLGSGTDMWKYWDEKRAGRIGDCEMAELESGLARSPGHCMTMGTASTLTAAAETLGVTVPGASSVPAVDSGHDRMAAASGLRIVELVRQDLRLSRILTREAYEDAVAAVLALGGSTNAVIHLIAMAGRSGVELTLDDFDRIARTVPVLANLRPGGRYLMEDFHFAGGMPGFLSRITDVLHLERPTVAHATLREQLDGALVHDEEVIRDRSRPLAAEGGVAVLRGNLCPDGAVIKHIAAEPRLLKHTGPAVVFDDYRTMQRTIDDPALGITPEHVLVLRGAGPKGGPGMPEYGMLPIPRYLLEQGVRDMVRISDARMSGTSYGACVLHVAPESHVGGPLALVRTGDTITLDVAARSLHLHVTDEELDVRRAAWTPPPARYERGYGALYMEQISQADTGCDFAFLARPGTTPDPYAG, encoded by the coding sequence ATGAGCGGCGAGGGGCGCCGACGTCCCGAGGACCTGCGCAGTCATCAGTGGTACGGCACCGACGGCCTCCGCTCCTTCAGCCACCGGGCCCGCACCCGGCAGCTCGGCTACCTCCCCGAGGAGCACCTCGGGAAGCCGGTGATCGCGATCCTCAACACCTGGTCCGACATCAACCCCTGCCACGTCCACCTCCGCGACCGCGCGCAGGCCGTGAAGCGCGGGGTGTGGCAGGCCGGGGGCTTCCCGCTGGAGTTCCCCGTCTCCACCCTCTCGGAGACGTTCCAGAAGCCGACCCCGATGCTCTACCGCAACCTCCTCGCCCTGGAGACGGAGGAGCTGCTGCGCTCGTACCCGGTGGACGGGGCGGTGCTGATGGGCGGCTGCGACAAGACCACCCCGGCGCTCCTCATGGGAGCGGCCTCGGTCGACCTGCCGACGGTGTTCGTCCCCGCGGGGCCGATGCTGCCGGGTCACTGGCGGGGCGAGACGCTCGGTTCCGGTACGGACATGTGGAAGTACTGGGACGAGAAGCGGGCGGGCCGGATCGGCGACTGCGAGATGGCGGAGCTGGAGAGCGGTCTCGCCCGCTCCCCCGGGCACTGCATGACGATGGGGACGGCGTCCACGCTGACCGCCGCCGCGGAGACGCTCGGTGTGACCGTGCCGGGTGCCTCCTCGGTGCCGGCGGTCGACTCGGGGCACGACCGGATGGCGGCCGCCTCGGGGCTGCGGATCGTGGAACTCGTACGGCAGGACCTGCGGCTGTCGCGGATCCTGACGCGCGAGGCGTACGAGGACGCGGTCGCCGCCGTCCTGGCGCTCGGCGGCTCGACCAACGCGGTGATCCATCTGATCGCGATGGCGGGGCGCTCGGGGGTGGAGCTGACGCTCGACGACTTCGACCGGATCGCACGGACGGTGCCGGTGCTCGCGAACCTGCGGCCGGGCGGCCGGTACCTGATGGAGGACTTCCACTTCGCGGGCGGGATGCCCGGCTTCCTCTCCCGGATCACCGACGTCCTGCACCTGGAACGCCCGACGGTCGCGCACGCCACGCTGCGGGAGCAGCTCGACGGTGCGCTCGTGCACGACGAGGAGGTGATCCGGGACCGTTCGAGGCCGCTGGCCGCCGAGGGAGGGGTCGCGGTGCTGCGGGGCAACCTCTGCCCCGACGGCGCCGTCATCAAGCACATCGCTGCGGAGCCGCGACTGCTCAAGCACACCGGTCCGGCGGTCGTGTTCGACGACTACCGCACCATGCAGCGGACCATCGACGACCCGGCGCTCGGCATCACGCCCGAGCATGTGCTGGTGCTGCGCGGGGCGGGCCCCAAGGGCGGTCCGGGGATGCCGGAGTACGGCATGCTGCCCATCCCCCGGTACCTGCTCGAACAGGGGGTACGGGACATGGTGCGGATCTCCGACGCCCGGATGAGCGGCACGAGTTACGGGGCCTGTGTGCTGCACGTGGCACCCGAGTCCCATGTCGGCGGACCCCTCGCCCTCGTCCGTACGGGCGACACGATCACTCTCGACGTCGCCGCACGCTCCCTCCACCTGCACGTCACGGACGAGGAACTGGACGTCCGCCGAGCAGCGTGGACACCGCCGCCGGCCCGGTACGAGCGCGGCTACGGCGCGCTCTACATGGAGCAGATCTCCCAGGCCGACACCGGCTGCGACTTCGCCTTCCTGGCGCGTCCGGGCACCACTCCTGATCCGTACGCGGGTTGA
- a CDS encoding dihydrodipicolinate synthase family protein, giving the protein MEFETMRAALADVVAIPVTPFAEDGSVDPVTHRALLRRLLDGGVRTLTPNGNTGEFYALTPEERRSLTEITVDEAGDRAAILVGVGHDVPTAVGAARHARATGAHMVMVHQPVHPYVSESGWVDYHRAIAEAVPELGVVPYIRNPLIGGARLAELGAACPNVVGVKYAVPDAARFAGFARDAGLDRFVWVAGLAEPYAPAYFASGATGFTSGLVNVSPALSLEMLEALRSGDYPTAMKVWERIRRFEELRAANGSADNVTVVKEALASLGLCRRSVRPPSRELPESERSEVATIAAGWPI; this is encoded by the coding sequence ATGGAATTCGAGACGATGAGGGCCGCCCTCGCCGACGTGGTGGCCATCCCGGTCACCCCGTTCGCCGAGGACGGCTCGGTGGACCCCGTCACCCACCGCGCGCTGCTGCGCCGGCTCCTCGACGGCGGGGTCCGCACCCTCACCCCCAACGGCAACACCGGCGAGTTCTACGCCCTCACCCCCGAGGAACGCCGCTCCCTCACCGAGATCACCGTCGACGAGGCCGGGGACCGTGCCGCGATCCTCGTCGGCGTCGGCCACGACGTGCCGACGGCGGTCGGGGCCGCCCGGCACGCCCGCGCCACCGGCGCCCACATGGTGATGGTCCACCAGCCGGTCCACCCGTACGTCTCCGAGAGCGGCTGGGTCGACTACCACCGGGCCATCGCCGAGGCCGTCCCCGAGCTCGGGGTCGTCCCCTACATCCGCAACCCGCTGATCGGCGGGGCCCGGCTCGCCGAGCTCGGCGCCGCGTGCCCCAACGTCGTGGGGGTGAAGTACGCGGTCCCCGACGCGGCCCGGTTCGCCGGCTTCGCCCGGGACGCGGGCCTGGACCGCTTCGTCTGGGTGGCGGGCCTGGCCGAGCCGTATGCCCCCGCCTACTTCGCGAGCGGCGCGACCGGGTTCACCTCCGGCCTGGTCAACGTCTCCCCCGCGCTCTCACTGGAGATGCTGGAGGCGCTGCGGTCCGGCGACTACCCGACCGCGATGAAGGTCTGGGAGCGGATCCGCCGCTTCGAGGAGCTGCGCGCGGCCAACGGCAGCGCGGACAACGTGACCGTGGTCAAGGAGGCCCTCGCCTCCCTCGGCCTCTGCCGCCGGTCGGTCCGCCCGCCGAGCCGTGAACTTCCCGAGAGCGAGCGGTCCGAGGTGGCGACGATCGCGGCCGGGTGGCCGATATGA
- a CDS encoding GntR family transcriptional regulator, with protein MAFAPSPIPSRTQYVLEAIKHDILTGGLRPGQALVEAELATRFGVSKTPVREALKTLAGSGLVVMNQYKGVTVRMVDADMARAVYDVRLLLEPEAVRRAVASGAPLDEAREALRRAAGAEDPAERSLANRAFHRALYLPCGNPLLGRMLDEVRDQAALVSTVAWAAIPSWEREAAEHEEILRLAAGGDIDGVGRAVHDHIASFVERAFPQSPLNGE; from the coding sequence ATGGCCTTCGCCCCCAGCCCCATCCCCTCCCGCACCCAGTACGTGCTCGAAGCGATCAAGCACGACATCCTCACCGGAGGACTCAGACCCGGCCAGGCCCTGGTAGAGGCCGAACTCGCCACGCGTTTCGGGGTGTCGAAGACTCCGGTCCGTGAGGCGCTCAAGACCCTCGCGGGCAGCGGGCTCGTGGTGATGAACCAGTACAAGGGCGTCACGGTCCGGATGGTCGACGCCGACATGGCCCGCGCCGTCTACGACGTACGCCTCCTCCTGGAGCCCGAGGCGGTCCGCCGCGCGGTGGCGTCCGGCGCCCCGCTCGACGAGGCGCGGGAGGCCCTGCGCCGGGCGGCCGGCGCCGAGGACCCGGCCGAACGGTCCCTGGCCAACCGCGCGTTCCACCGGGCGCTCTACCTGCCCTGCGGCAACCCGCTGCTCGGCCGGATGCTCGACGAGGTCCGCGACCAGGCCGCCCTGGTCTCCACCGTCGCCTGGGCGGCCATCCCCTCCTGGGAGCGGGAGGCCGCCGAGCACGAGGAGATCCTGCGCCTCGCGGCCGGCGGCGACATCGACGGGGTGGGCCGCGCCGTCCACGACCACATCGCCTCCTTCGTCGAGCGCGCCTTCCCCCAGTCCCCCCTGAACGGCGAGTGA
- the yicI gene encoding alpha-xylosidase, whose product MKFTDGFWLMREGVHASYATEVRDLRPEADRFTAHASVKRVETRGDTLNSALLTVECHAPAEGVIGVRVTHHAGKTRRGPDFALEGSGPDADTGRPGPGTVHLDGPLVELASGPLRLRLDRSAPWALEFHDADGRTLTGAGRKGTAFVTTPDGAHHMAVQLALGVGEQIYGLGERFTPFVKNGQSVDIWQADGGTSSEQAYKNIPFYLSSRGYGVFVNHPGRVSFEIGSEAVGQVQFSVEDQTLEYFVVAGPTPKDVLARYTALTGRPALPPPWSFGLWLTTSFTTRYDEATVTSFVDGMAARGIPLSVFHFDCFWMREYQWSDFRWDPETFPDPEGMLARLKARGLRVGMWINPYIAQKSPLFEEGRERGFLLRRANDDVWQWDLWQPGMALVDFTNPEARTWFQDKLRPLLAQGVDCFKTDFGERVPTDVVWHDGSDPERMHNYYAQLYNRTVFDLLEKERGTGEAVLFARSATVGGQQFPVHWGGDCWASFEAMAESLRGGLSLSLSGFGFWSHDIGGFEGTPEPEVFTRWLAFGLLSSHSRLHGSDSYRVPWEFGERAVEVARRFTRLKHRLMPYLYGAAAEARATGVPVMRPMLLEFPGDPACRTLDRQYMLGPDLLVAPVLTSGGEVEVYLPAGDWTHLLTGETVTGPGWRRETHGPDSLPLYVRPGAVLPLGADDSRPDGDWLDGLTLLAAPGGAAGPVRVTVPDHRGAPAAVYEVTRTPEGPRATVRGTELPYTVRVLGAGGV is encoded by the coding sequence ATGAAGTTCACCGACGGCTTCTGGCTGATGCGCGAGGGCGTCCACGCCTCGTACGCCACCGAAGTCCGCGATCTGCGCCCGGAAGCGGACCGCTTCACGGCCCACGCCTCCGTCAAGCGGGTCGAGACCCGCGGCGACACCCTGAACTCGGCGCTCCTGACCGTGGAGTGCCACGCCCCCGCCGAGGGCGTGATCGGCGTGCGCGTCACCCACCACGCCGGAAAGACCCGCCGAGGACCGGACTTCGCGCTCGAAGGGTCCGGCCCGGATGCGGACACGGGACGCCCGGGCCCCGGCACGGTCCACCTCGACGGCCCCCTCGTCGAGCTGGCCTCCGGCCCCCTCCGGCTGCGCCTGGACCGCTCGGCCCCCTGGGCCCTGGAGTTCCACGACGCCGACGGCCGTACGCTCACCGGGGCCGGCCGCAAGGGCACCGCGTTCGTCACCACCCCCGACGGAGCCCACCACATGGCCGTCCAGCTCGCGCTCGGCGTCGGCGAGCAGATCTACGGTCTCGGCGAGCGCTTCACCCCCTTCGTGAAGAACGGGCAGAGCGTCGACATCTGGCAGGCCGACGGCGGCACCAGCAGCGAACAGGCCTACAAGAACATCCCGTTCTACCTCTCCTCGCGCGGCTACGGCGTCTTCGTCAACCACCCCGGACGCGTCTCCTTCGAGATCGGCTCGGAGGCGGTCGGCCAGGTCCAGTTCAGCGTCGAGGACCAGACCCTGGAGTACTTCGTCGTCGCGGGCCCCACCCCCAAGGACGTCCTCGCCCGCTACACGGCCCTCACCGGCCGTCCCGCCCTGCCCCCGCCCTGGTCCTTCGGCCTCTGGCTGACCACGTCCTTCACCACCCGCTACGACGAGGCCACCGTCACCTCCTTCGTCGACGGCATGGCCGCCCGCGGCATCCCGCTCTCCGTCTTCCACTTCGACTGCTTCTGGATGCGCGAGTACCAGTGGTCCGACTTCCGCTGGGACCCCGAGACCTTCCCGGACCCGGAGGGCATGCTCGCCCGGCTCAAGGCCCGGGGGCTGCGCGTCGGCATGTGGATCAACCCGTACATCGCCCAGAAGTCCCCCCTCTTCGAGGAGGGCAGAGAGCGCGGGTTCCTCCTCCGGCGGGCGAACGACGACGTCTGGCAGTGGGACCTCTGGCAGCCCGGCATGGCTCTCGTCGACTTCACGAACCCCGAGGCGAGGACCTGGTTCCAGGACAAGCTGCGCCCGCTGCTCGCACAGGGCGTCGACTGCTTCAAGACCGACTTCGGCGAGCGCGTGCCCACGGACGTCGTCTGGCACGACGGCTCGGACCCCGAGCGCATGCACAACTACTACGCCCAGCTGTACAACCGGACCGTCTTCGACCTCCTGGAGAAGGAGCGCGGCACCGGCGAGGCCGTCCTCTTCGCCCGCTCGGCGACCGTCGGCGGGCAGCAGTTCCCGGTCCACTGGGGCGGCGACTGCTGGGCCTCCTTCGAGGCCATGGCCGAGTCCCTGCGCGGCGGGCTCTCGCTCTCCCTGAGCGGGTTCGGCTTCTGGAGCCACGACATCGGCGGCTTCGAGGGAACGCCCGAGCCGGAGGTCTTCACCCGCTGGCTCGCCTTCGGCCTGCTCTCCTCGCACAGCAGGCTGCACGGCAGCGACTCGTACCGGGTGCCGTGGGAGTTCGGCGAGCGGGCCGTGGAGGTCGCCCGGCGCTTCACCCGGCTCAAGCACCGGCTGATGCCGTACCTGTACGGGGCCGCCGCCGAGGCCCGGGCGACCGGCGTACCGGTGATGCGGCCGATGCTCCTGGAGTTCCCCGGGGACCCGGCCTGCCGGACCCTCGACCGGCAGTACATGCTCGGCCCCGACCTCCTGGTCGCTCCGGTCCTGACCTCCGGGGGCGAGGTCGAGGTCTACCTCCCGGCGGGCGACTGGACCCACCTCCTGACCGGCGAGACCGTCACCGGCCCCGGCTGGCGCCGCGAGACCCACGGCCCGGACAGCCTCCCGCTGTACGTACGCCCCGGCGCGGTCCTCCCCCTCGGCGCCGACGACTCCCGCCCGGACGGCGACTGGCTGGACGGACTGACACTGCTGGCGGCCCCGGGAGGCGCGGCGGGCCCGGTACGGGTCACCGTCCCGGACCACCGCGGAGCGCCGGCCGCGGTCTACGAGGTGACCCGTACGCCGGAGGGCCCGCGGGCGACCGTGCGCGGAACGGAACTCCCGTACACGGTCCGGGTCCTGGGGGCGGGCGGGGTGTGA
- a CDS encoding pyridoxamine 5'-phosphate oxidase family protein encodes MTTHPAIRDPEQRKKDVLARLAEEVDIWVASASADARPYLVPLAFHWDGADIWLCTRLTNPTGRNLAAGGRTRLALGHTRDVVLIDGDVTTLAVGDVPTAAIEGFAAKCGWDPRNSGPAYGWFRVRPTAVEAWLEEPELAGRHLMRDGVWAV; translated from the coding sequence ATGACGACGCATCCCGCGATCCGGGACCCCGAACAGCGCAAGAAGGACGTCCTCGCCCGGCTGGCGGAGGAGGTGGACATCTGGGTGGCCTCGGCGAGCGCCGACGCCCGGCCGTACCTCGTGCCGCTGGCCTTCCACTGGGACGGCGCGGACATCTGGCTGTGCACCCGGCTGACGAACCCGACCGGCCGCAACCTCGCCGCGGGCGGGCGGACGCGACTGGCGCTCGGGCACACCCGGGACGTCGTCCTCATCGACGGGGACGTGACGACCCTCGCCGTCGGTGACGTACCGACGGCGGCGATCGAGGGCTTCGCCGCGAAGTGCGGCTGGGACCCGCGGAACTCGGGACCCGCGTACGGCTGGTTCCGGGTCCGCCCCACCGCCGTGGAGGCCTGGCTGGAGGAGCCCGAGCTGGCCGGCCGCCATCTGATGCGGGACGGCGTCTGGGCGGTCTGA